A genomic window from Rhodothermales bacterium includes:
- a CDS encoding urocanate hydratase (catalyzes the formation of 4-imidazolone-5-propanoate from urocanate during histidine metabolism) encodes MSTATQQIIRAPRGRELSCLGWEQEAAMRMLMNNLDPDVAERPSELIVYGGGGKAARNWECYHRIVATLKRLKSDETLLVQSGKPVGVFQTHEEAPRVLIANAHLVPRWATWEEFRRLDALGLTMYGQMTAGSWIYIGTQGILQGTYETFAECGRQHFGGSLDGRLIVTAGLGGMGGAQPLAATMNGGCMLAVEVDPQRIERRVESGYCDVMLTDLH; translated from the coding sequence ATGTCAACGGCGACGCAGCAGATCATCAGGGCGCCGAGGGGCCGCGAACTTTCCTGCCTCGGATGGGAGCAGGAGGCGGCAATGCGCATGTTGATGAACAACCTTGACCCGGATGTTGCAGAGCGGCCATCTGAGCTTATTGTCTATGGCGGAGGCGGAAAGGCCGCCCGGAACTGGGAGTGCTACCATCGGATTGTGGCGACACTCAAACGACTGAAGTCGGACGAGACCCTGCTCGTTCAGAGTGGGAAGCCGGTTGGAGTGTTCCAGACGCATGAGGAGGCTCCACGCGTGTTGATCGCAAACGCACACCTTGTACCGCGATGGGCGACATGGGAAGAGTTTCGCCGTCTCGACGCGCTGGGACTAACGATGTACGGGCAGATGACCGCGGGCTCGTGGATATACATCGGTACGCAGGGGATTCTGCAGGGCACGTACGAGACTTTTGCCGAGTGTGGCCGGCAGCACTTTGGTGGATCGCTTGACGGTCGGCTTATCGTAACGGCGGGGCTCGGTGGAATGGGTGGCGCCCAGCCACTGGCGGCAACGATGAACGGAGGGTGTATGCTTGCGGTGGAGGTAGATCCGCAGCGCATAGAGCGTCGAGTGGAAAGCGGATACTGCGACGTGATGCTGACGGACCTACAC
- a CDS encoding alanine dehydrogenase yields MEVPSFHGVSIEHGLLTMEKRQEVGEKSQSLRVGVPREVSNEERRVSLAPGGVAALVANGHDVVVEADAGQQAHFSDQEYADAGAEIVKAPGELYAKAELVVKVGPPSDDELSLLQERQILISALHLGGTSPEFLKRLMNLGITGIGFEFIRDSDGTLPIVRMMHEIMGSMAVQIAARHLESGEGGKGVMLGGISGVPPSTVLILGAGVVGEWAARTALGYGAHVIVLDSDLGALRGLEHYLDRRITTAMATEQYIRGAVRSADVIIGAMMTAGQRSPVLVTEDMVSSMRSGSVIVDAVIDQGGCIETSRATSHSQPTFRKHDVIHYCIPNMPSNAARTATYALTNVLVPYLINIGDVGSINEALWRNVGLRNGTYVYRRHLTKKSLATMFGMPHRDIELLIASGI; encoded by the coding sequence ATGGAAGTACCGTCATTTCATGGCGTCTCGATCGAGCACGGCCTCCTGACGATGGAGAAGCGGCAGGAGGTTGGTGAGAAAAGCCAGTCTCTTCGCGTCGGTGTGCCCCGTGAGGTTTCGAACGAAGAACGACGCGTCTCACTGGCGCCCGGGGGCGTGGCTGCTCTTGTCGCGAACGGGCATGACGTCGTGGTTGAGGCGGATGCCGGTCAGCAGGCACATTTCAGCGATCAGGAGTACGCCGATGCCGGAGCAGAGATCGTCAAAGCGCCCGGCGAGTTATATGCGAAGGCCGAGCTCGTGGTTAAGGTTGGTCCTCCCAGCGACGACGAGTTATCGCTTCTGCAAGAGCGACAGATTCTGATTTCGGCGCTTCATCTCGGGGGAACGTCTCCGGAATTCCTGAAGCGTCTGATGAATCTCGGTATTACGGGTATCGGTTTCGAGTTCATTCGGGATTCGGACGGGACTCTTCCGATCGTGCGTATGATGCACGAGATCATGGGGTCTATGGCGGTCCAGATTGCTGCGCGACACCTGGAGAGCGGTGAAGGTGGGAAAGGGGTAATGCTTGGTGGTATCTCGGGCGTGCCACCGTCCACCGTGCTGATTCTGGGCGCGGGCGTCGTCGGCGAATGGGCGGCGCGCACGGCGCTGGGCTATGGTGCGCATGTGATCGTTCTGGACTCGGATCTCGGCGCGCTTCGGGGGCTCGAGCACTATCTGGATCGACGAATTACGACTGCGATGGCGACCGAGCAGTACATCCGTGGAGCTGTGCGGTCGGCCGACGTGATCATTGGGGCCATGATGACGGCAGGACAGCGTTCGCCGGTCCTGGTCACCGAGGACATGGTCAGCAGCATGCGGTCTGGCTCGGTGATTGTAGACGCGGTGATTGACCAGGGAGGCTGTATCGAAACCAGCCGGGCGACGTCACACTCGCAGCCTACATTCAGAAAGCACGATGTGATTCACTACTGCATCCCGAACATGCCGTCGAACGCAGCGCGAACCGCCACCTACGCGTTGACCAATGTGCTGGTGCCATATCTGATAAACATTGGAGACGTCGGCTCGATCAACGAAGCCCTTTGGCGAAATGTCGGGCTGCGAAACGGGACGTACGTTTATCGTCGACATCTGACAAAGAAGAGTCTGGCGACGATGTTCGGAATGCCACACCGTGATATCGAACTTCTAATTGCGTCCGGCATCTAG